One part of the Paracoccus sp. MBLB3053 genome encodes these proteins:
- a CDS encoding (2,3-dihydroxybenzoyl)adenylate synthase, whose protein sequence is MGTASSMVDFTPWPQDLAARYRDAGYWIDRPLTRILDGQLSASGAHEAIICGDRRFTYADLDALSRNLAGRLAETGLGHGDTALVQLPNLAELYIVFFALLRIGVVPVNALFSHRRMEMAEYFRQVEPALVIGSRGHELFRDNQFADELRGLGAGLLLLLDDEDPAISLKHWLTPGPALPENSAPTPPHEVAFFQLSGGSTGTPKLIPRTHNDYDYSIRASVEICGVTAETRFLCALPAGHNFPLSSPGALGVFHAGGTVVMAPSPEPMTCFDLIAAERVTMVPLVPPAVALWLRLAEDDPVRREQLASLDLMLVGGASFAEATARRVPELLGCRLQQVFGMAEGLVNYTRLDDPPELVFATQGRPISPDDEVRVLDEAGNPVQDGTPGALATRGPYTFRGYYRSPEHNARAFDADGFYHSGDVVVRESGYLRVVGRIKDQINRGGEKIAAEEIENLLLRHADITHAALVATPDAHLGEKSCAFLVLRDGSEKLGPPALRRHLLALGIAEYKLPDRFRFVSALPLTAVGKIDKRRLRESLVNENA, encoded by the coding sequence ATGGGGACAGCAAGTTCGATGGTCGATTTCACGCCTTGGCCGCAGGATCTCGCGGCACGTTATCGCGATGCAGGGTATTGGATCGATCGCCCGCTGACCCGCATTCTTGATGGCCAGTTGTCCGCAAGCGGGGCGCATGAGGCGATCATATGCGGTGACCGGCGCTTCACCTATGCCGATCTGGATGCGCTTTCGCGAAACCTGGCGGGGCGCCTGGCCGAAACGGGACTGGGCCATGGCGATACCGCACTGGTCCAACTTCCGAACCTGGCCGAGCTTTACATTGTCTTCTTCGCGCTGCTTCGCATCGGGGTCGTTCCGGTCAACGCGCTGTTCAGCCATCGCAGAATGGAAATGGCGGAATACTTCCGTCAGGTCGAGCCCGCGCTTGTCATCGGCTCGCGAGGGCATGAGCTGTTTCGCGACAATCAGTTCGCAGACGAGCTGCGCGGGCTTGGCGCCGGGCTGCTGCTGCTTTTGGACGATGAAGATCCCGCGATCTCACTGAAGCATTGGCTGACGCCGGGACCAGCCTTGCCCGAAAATTCCGCTCCGACACCTCCCCACGAGGTCGCCTTCTTCCAACTCTCCGGGGGCAGCACCGGGACGCCGAAGCTGATCCCGCGAACCCATAACGATTATGATTACAGCATTCGCGCCAGCGTCGAGATCTGTGGGGTGACGGCCGAGACGCGCTTTCTTTGCGCCCTGCCGGCCGGGCACAATTTCCCGCTCAGTTCGCCCGGCGCTCTGGGGGTGTTCCATGCCGGCGGAACGGTGGTGATGGCTCCCAGCCCCGAACCGATGACATGTTTCGATCTGATCGCGGCCGAGCGTGTCACCATGGTCCCTCTGGTCCCGCCCGCCGTCGCGCTTTGGCTGAGATTGGCCGAAGATGATCCGGTCCGCCGGGAACAACTTGCCAGTCTCGACCTCATGCTCGTCGGTGGGGCGAGCTTTGCCGAGGCGACGGCGCGCCGCGTGCCCGAGCTCCTGGGATGCCGCTTGCAGCAGGTCTTCGGGATGGCCGAAGGGCTGGTGAACTATACCCGGCTTGATGACCCGCCCGAACTGGTCTTCGCGACCCAGGGACGCCCGATCAGTCCCGATGACGAAGTACGCGTGCTAGACGAAGCGGGCAATCCGGTGCAGGACGGAACCCCCGGTGCGCTGGCGACGCGGGGGCCATATACATTTCGTGGTTATTATCGCAGCCCTGAACACAATGCCCGCGCTTTTGACGCCGACGGGTTCTATCACTCCGGCGATGTGGTGGTGCGCGAGAGCGGTTATCTGCGCGTCGTCGGACGCATCAAGGACCAGATCAATCGGGGCGGTGAAAAGATCGCGGCCGAAGAAATCGAGAACCTGCTGCTGCGTCATGCCGATATCACCCATGCCGCGCTTGTCGCGACCCCGGATGCGCATCTGGGTGAGAAGAGCTGCGCCTTTCTTGTGTTGCGCGATGGCTCCGAGAAGCTTGGCCCGCCCGCGTTGCGGCGCCACCTGCTGGCATTGGGCATCGCGGAATACAAGCTTCCCGATCGCTTCCGCTTTGTAAGTGCCTTGCCGCTGACTGCGGTCGGCAAGATCGACAAGCGCCGCCTGCGCGAGAGCCTCGTCAATGAAAACGCCTGA
- a CDS encoding phosphopantetheine-binding protein codes for MTTLEKTELSPEWLAERVGRMIEDECEIDPAENLVLYGLDSIAVMTFSAELKQVGIAASFEELAREPTLNAWWALIAARR; via the coding sequence ATGACCACACTTGAAAAAACCGAGCTCAGCCCCGAATGGCTGGCCGAGCGCGTCGGGCGGATGATCGAGGACGAGTGCGAAATCGACCCGGCCGAGAATCTTGTTCTCTACGGGCTTGATTCCATCGCGGTGATGACCTTTTCGGCAGAGCTGAAGCAGGTGGGCATCGCGGCGAGTTTCGAGGAACTGGCGCGCGAGCCCACACTGAACGCCTGGTGGGCGCTGATTGCGGCGCGGCGTTAG
- a CDS encoding 2,3-dihydro-2,3-dihydroxybenzoate dehydrogenase, with translation MRLSGFQNTLTIVTGAAGGIGQAVTRLLLEAGARVVATDTEAALASYEAPAGASVMPLDVRDAEAAEALVATAEAEHGPLGLGVHAAGVLAVGPLLDLPDAEWQRVIDINATGSFNVTRALGRAMARHGRGAIVSVSSNAAGVPRLNMGAYAASKAAATMLIRCLGLELAGKGVRCNIVAPGSTLTPMQTGMWTEKDGSGERAVIEGSLEAFRTGIPLKKIATPEDIAAAVMYLLSDQAGHVTMADLYVDGGATLRA, from the coding sequence ATGCGCCTGAGCGGTTTTCAGAATACGCTGACCATCGTGACCGGCGCGGCGGGCGGAATTGGTCAGGCCGTCACGCGCTTGCTGCTGGAAGCGGGCGCGCGGGTGGTAGCAACCGATACCGAGGCGGCACTGGCCTCCTACGAGGCTCCTGCCGGTGCGTCAGTAATGCCCCTTGACGTTCGCGACGCCGAGGCGGCCGAAGCGCTGGTTGCCACTGCCGAAGCTGAGCACGGCCCCCTGGGCCTTGGCGTCCATGCCGCCGGCGTGCTGGCGGTCGGTCCGTTGCTGGACCTGCCGGACGCGGAGTGGCAGCGAGTCATCGACATCAATGCCACCGGCAGTTTCAACGTCACCCGCGCGCTGGGTCGGGCCATGGCACGGCATGGCCGGGGCGCGATCGTTTCGGTCAGTTCGAACGCTGCCGGAGTGCCGCGCCTGAACATGGGGGCCTATGCAGCCTCGAAGGCAGCGGCAACAATGCTCATCCGTTGCCTCGGCCTGGAACTCGCGGGCAAGGGCGTGCGCTGCAATATCGTCGCCCCCGGATCGACCCTGACGCCGATGCAGACCGGGATGTGGACCGAAAAGGATGGCAGCGGCGAACGCGCGGTGATCGAGGGCAGCCTCGAGGCGTTCCGGACCGGCATTCCGCTGAAGAAGATCGCCACACCCGAGGATATTGCGGCGGCAGTGATGTACCTGCTGTCCGATCAGGCCGGCCATGTCACCATGGCCGACCTGTATGTCGATGGGGGGGCGACGCTGCGGGCCTAA
- a CDS encoding isochorismatase family protein — translation MALPGIPAYDLPRTSELPKARGPWLPQRDRLALLVHDMQRYFCRPFPAGSPLAPAIDNIARLIGSARAAGIPVFYTAQKGNQFRPDRGLQADLWGPGMSAAPEDQDILPELAPEGDDIVLLKHRYSAFQRSNLEHLMRARSRDQLMICGIYAHIGCLATAVEAFQRDIETFAVADAQADFNRDKHDMAMGWIAATCGVPLNTDAALAAMKIKDGKACA, via the coding sequence ATGGCCCTGCCCGGCATCCCCGCATATGACCTGCCTCGCACCAGCGAATTGCCTAAGGCCCGCGGCCCCTGGCTGCCGCAGCGAGACAGGCTTGCGCTGCTTGTCCATGACATGCAGCGCTATTTCTGCCGTCCTTTTCCCGCCGGAAGTCCGCTTGCCCCGGCCATCGACAATATCGCCCGGCTGATCGGCTCGGCGCGCGCGGCGGGAATTCCCGTCTTCTATACCGCTCAAAAGGGAAACCAGTTCCGCCCCGACCGGGGCCTTCAGGCCGATCTGTGGGGACCAGGCATGAGTGCCGCCCCCGAGGATCAGGACATCCTGCCCGAGCTTGCGCCGGAAGGTGACGATATCGTCCTGCTGAAGCATCGCTACAGCGCCTTCCAGCGGTCGAATCTTGAACACCTGATGCGGGCACGCAGTCGCGATCAGCTCATGATCTGCGGGATCTATGCCCATATCGGCTGCCTCGCGACCGCAGTCGAAGCATTCCAGCGCGATATCGAGACGTTCGCCGTCGCGGATGCCCAGGCCGATTTCAATCGCGACAAGCACGACATGGCGATGGGCTGGATCGCGGCCACCTGCGGCGTGCCCTTGAACACGGACGCGGCCCTGGCGGCCATGAAAATCAAGGACGGAAAAGCATGCGCCTGA
- a CDS encoding isochorismate synthase yields the protein MNNLFAKASEAVPKISAQSIRFSFKGATGHIVGNGVADPLPRGRSDTLIERIERACANTSPDTLIGGALPFDPAEADCLWCAEPARPAACDRAEAIATQGYSIAAEPSAEDFSASVAVALERMRRDNGWPGGLEKVVLARSLLVQAASEIPLDALMARLGVDPAVTAFRVALPCPEGRERVLCGATPELLASKNDATVISHPLAGSARRATDRTKDRAAGNLLLRSDKDRREHALVVEAIMDRLAPLCTQLSAPEGMTLSATQSMWHLGTRIEGKLSDPTIPSVVIASLLHPTPAVCGTPVPLAREVIRAIEQVPRGLYAGAVGWSDAKGDGAWYVAIRCAEISGSTARLFAGAGIVPGSDPRSETIETGAKFGALLAALGLPADAALEGLVQKNGET from the coding sequence ATGAACAACCTATTTGCAAAGGCATCCGAGGCCGTGCCCAAGATCTCGGCCCAGTCCATCCGTTTTTCGTTCAAGGGCGCGACTGGGCATATCGTCGGTAACGGCGTTGCCGACCCGTTGCCGCGCGGGCGCTCGGACACGCTGATCGAGCGGATCGAGCGGGCATGCGCGAATACCTCGCCCGACACGCTGATTGGCGGCGCCCTGCCATTCGATCCCGCCGAAGCCGACTGTCTTTGGTGCGCGGAGCCGGCGCGACCCGCGGCATGCGACCGGGCAGAGGCAATCGCGACACAAGGCTACAGCATCGCCGCCGAACCCTCGGCCGAGGACTTTTCCGCATCGGTGGCCGTCGCACTGGAAAGAATGCGACGAGACAACGGGTGGCCCGGCGGTCTGGAAAAGGTCGTCCTGGCCCGCAGCCTGCTGGTTCAGGCCGCCAGCGAAATCCCGCTCGATGCGCTTATGGCGCGGCTTGGGGTCGATCCGGCAGTCACCGCCTTCCGGGTCGCCCTTCCCTGTCCCGAGGGGCGCGAGCGCGTCCTGTGCGGTGCGACACCCGAACTTCTGGCAAGCAAGAACGACGCGACGGTCATTTCGCATCCGCTTGCGGGATCGGCCCGCCGGGCGACCGACCGGACCAAGGATCGCGCGGCCGGAAACTTGCTGCTTCGCTCGGACAAGGACCGGCGGGAACATGCGCTGGTGGTCGAGGCGATCATGGATCGGCTTGCCCCGCTATGCACCCAACTTTCGGCGCCCGAAGGCATGACGTTGAGCGCTACGCAAAGCATGTGGCACCTTGGCACGCGGATCGAAGGCAAGTTGAGCGATCCGACGATTCCTTCGGTCGTCATTGCATCGCTTCTTCACCCCACCCCGGCCGTCTGCGGCACGCCTGTCCCATTGGCCCGCGAAGTGATCCGGGCGATCGAGCAGGTGCCGCGCGGCTTATATGCCGGTGCAGTCGGCTGGAGCGACGCAAAGGGCGATGGCGCCTGGTATGTCGCCATTCGCTGTGCCGAGATCAGCGGCAGTACCGCCAGGCTTTTCGCCGGGGCCGGAATCGTTCCGGGCTCGGACCCACGATCCGAAACGATCGAGACAGGCGCCAAGTTCGGCGCCCTGCTTGCGGCGCTTGGCCTGCCGGCCGATGCCGCACTTGAAGGCCTTGTCCAGAAGAACGGAGAGACTTGA
- a CDS encoding diacylglycerol/lipid kinase family protein has product MAGFRSAWRRRWNRRVDRVLAPGSDKTEDAMENGAEPYDLARARVCVIVNMGSGRQAGESIAERLREALDGRVAQLEFRRIKKGNDLLAIARDAVADGFDLIVAAGGDGTQAAVASAVAGSGAVMVTVPGGTFNYFARDIGVGETVDEALTIFEAPELRRIHVGEMNGLIFLNNVSFGAYPEILKRRESIYRRWGRSRVAAYWSAVVALWNLRRPLLLTVRTGGTERKFTTALAFVAKSAYQLETFGLEGADAIREGRVALLVARARRPGPLVRAALRLAFGKSARYEDFDMIAADEIELETFPRHEYVAHDGEKLWMDSPFQVRVRKNDLAVLVHADAGGRGKG; this is encoded by the coding sequence GTGGCGGGGTTTCGCTCGGCGTGGCGTCGGCGCTGGAACCGCAGGGTTGATCGGGTGTTGGCTCCGGGATCTGACAAGACCGAGGATGCGATGGAGAATGGGGCGGAACCGTACGATCTGGCGCGGGCAAGGGTCTGCGTGATCGTCAATATGGGCTCGGGGCGGCAAGCGGGGGAGAGCATCGCTGAACGCTTGCGCGAGGCACTTGATGGTCGCGTGGCGCAATTGGAATTCCGCCGCATCAAGAAGGGCAATGATCTTCTGGCCATCGCTCGGGATGCCGTTGCCGATGGGTTCGATCTAATTGTCGCTGCGGGCGGAGATGGCACGCAGGCAGCAGTCGCCAGCGCCGTCGCCGGCAGCGGCGCGGTGATGGTCACGGTTCCCGGCGGCACGTTCAATTACTTCGCCCGCGATATCGGGGTGGGAGAAACCGTCGACGAAGCGCTTACCATCTTTGAAGCCCCCGAGTTGCGCCGCATCCATGTCGGTGAGATGAACGGGCTGATCTTTCTCAACAATGTCAGCTTTGGCGCCTATCCCGAGATCCTCAAGCGACGCGAGAGCATCTATCGCAGATGGGGCCGGTCTCGCGTCGCGGCCTATTGGTCTGCAGTCGTTGCGCTGTGGAACCTTCGGCGCCCGCTTCTTCTGACGGTGCGCACGGGCGGCACCGAACGGAAATTCACCACGGCGCTCGCCTTCGTCGCGAAAAGCGCCTACCAGTTGGAAACTTTCGGTCTCGAAGGCGCCGATGCCATCCGCGAAGGTCGCGTCGCGCTGCTGGTCGCGCGGGCGCGCAGGCCAGGCCCCCTGGTGCGCGCGGCACTTCGTCTGGCATTCGGAAAATCGGCCCGATACGAAGATTTCGACATGATCGCAGCCGATGAAATCGAGCTCGAAACCTTTCCTCGGCACGAATACGTGGCCCATGACGGCGAGAAGCTCTGGATGGATTCGCCCTTTCAGGTCCGGGTTCGCAAGAACGACCTTGCGGTTCTCGTGCATGCCGATGCCGGGGGGCGGGGCAAGGGATGA
- a CDS encoding metallophosphoesterase family protein: MTRLLHLSDLHFGYEREALVEPLLDRVNAAGADLVVVTGDLTHRGRSAQYRKAAEFLRRIEAPLVAVPGNHDIPLYRLTDRMMQPYRRYRRAIADNLEPIGHVGNLRVQGVNSVDPMAWQRGVLTAAQVRRVTDHVDPSCYNIVALHHPMQQRPEVDKALMRGAPEALALFELKGVDVVLTGHLHLWFAGAFLGPEGRPLLQLQAGTALCSREDDRQNEFAVLDFRDEELLVERHVAPMDETGFRPPELLRFVRTNGLWQPCQ, from the coding sequence ATGACACGGCTACTGCATCTTTCCGACCTGCATTTCGGATACGAACGGGAAGCCCTTGTCGAGCCGCTGCTTGATCGAGTGAATGCAGCCGGTGCGGATCTGGTCGTGGTCACGGGCGATCTGACCCATCGCGGCCGTTCGGCGCAGTATCGCAAGGCGGCCGAGTTCCTGCGCCGGATCGAAGCGCCCCTGGTGGCGGTTCCGGGCAATCACGACATCCCGCTCTATCGTCTTACCGACCGGATGATGCAGCCCTATCGCCGCTACCGACGTGCCATTGCCGATAATCTTGAACCCATAGGCCATGTCGGAAACCTGCGCGTGCAGGGCGTGAACAGCGTAGATCCGATGGCTTGGCAGCGGGGCGTGCTGACTGCTGCACAGGTCAGGCGCGTTACCGATCACGTCGATCCGTCATGCTATAACATCGTCGCATTGCATCATCCCATGCAGCAGCGCCCCGAGGTCGACAAGGCGCTGATGCGCGGCGCGCCCGAGGCCTTGGCGCTGTTCGAACTGAAGGGCGTCGATGTCGTTCTGACGGGTCATCTTCATCTGTGGTTCGCGGGCGCTTTTCTGGGACCGGAAGGTCGGCCGCTGCTTCAGCTTCAGGCAGGGACGGCGCTTTGTTCGCGCGAGGATGACCGGCAGAACGAATTCGCCGTGCTCGACTTTCGGGACGAGGAACTTCTTGTGGAACGGCATGTTGCGCCGATGGACGAAACCGGGTTCAGGCCGCCGGAGTTGCTGCGCTTCGTGCGCACAAACGGGCTGTGGCAGCCCTGCCAATAG
- a CDS encoding siderophore ABC transporter substrate-binding protein encodes MRALVVSAFLAFSTVAVSASEIAVPTAIGDVRISSTPQKVAVFDIPALDTLTALGVEPAGIPDKLYVKHLSNLSGNATVVGTLFEPNLEALAGLAPDLVIVGGRSAAQKGAIEQVAPAIDMTIGTDLLADARARIDAFGRLFDRQDKAAELLATIDQKVSALGQAGRDKGTALVLMTNGPKLAAYGTGSRFGWIHEATGMPEASGKIETANHGDAVSHEFVAEANPDWLFVIDRGAAIGEQGDSAEATLKSPLIEGTTAWKSGHVVYLNSADAYIAAGGYTATVTLLDQLAEALTAK; translated from the coding sequence ATGCGCGCCTTGGTAGTTTCGGCTTTTCTCGCTTTCTCGACGGTTGCGGTCAGCGCATCCGAAATCGCGGTTCCGACCGCAATTGGCGACGTCAGGATTTCCAGCACGCCGCAGAAGGTCGCGGTCTTCGACATCCCCGCCCTTGATACCCTGACGGCTCTGGGCGTGGAGCCCGCCGGCATTCCCGACAAGCTCTATGTCAAACACCTTTCGAATCTCTCCGGGAACGCGACGGTGGTCGGCACGCTTTTCGAGCCCAATCTTGAGGCCCTTGCCGGGCTTGCGCCGGATCTGGTGATCGTGGGCGGCCGCTCGGCGGCGCAGAAAGGGGCAATCGAACAGGTCGCGCCGGCGATCGACATGACCATCGGCACCGATCTGCTCGCGGATGCGCGGGCGCGTATCGACGCGTTCGGCAGGCTTTTCGACCGGCAGGACAAGGCGGCAGAGCTGCTCGCGACGATTGACCAGAAGGTCTCTGCGCTTGGCCAGGCCGGAAGGGACAAGGGCACCGCGCTGGTCTTGATGACCAATGGCCCCAAGCTCGCGGCCTATGGCACGGGATCGCGTTTTGGCTGGATTCACGAAGCGACCGGAATGCCCGAGGCCAGCGGCAAGATCGAAACCGCCAATCACGGCGATGCCGTGAGCCATGAATTCGTGGCCGAGGCCAATCCCGATTGGTTGTTCGTCATCGATCGCGGCGCGGCCATCGGCGAGCAGGGCGATTCCGCCGAAGCGACTTTGAAGAGCCCGCTGATCGAAGGCACGACGGCCTGGAAATCCGGTCATGTCGTCTACCTGAACTCTGCCGACGCCTATATCGCCGCAGGCGGGTACACAGCGACCGTGACTCTTCTTGATCAATTGGCCGAGGCCCTGACAGCCAAATGA
- a CDS encoding ABC transporter permease, with amino-acid sequence MRPLPAGLVVLVVLSFASLTVGAANVSILSSVEDPWAALILMESRLPRTLAVILTGAALAVAGVVLQALVRNRFVGPETTGTAESAALGLLAITLLFPAAPVWARMIAASLAAMAGTALFVWIIRRLPLREVMLVPIAGLVLSGVIGSVATFIGWQTDLLQYVNGWLLSGEFSGVIAGRYELLWVAGIAAALAWFAADRFAILGLGDEVATGLGLSPGNVMRLGLAVVAVVTAMVITTVGLIPFVGLVVPNLVARVMGDNLRASIPVVALWGAVLLLACDLIGRLVRHPYEIPVGTVLGVVGAAIFLWLLYRRPAHA; translated from the coding sequence ATGAGACCTCTGCCAGCGGGGCTAGTGGTGCTGGTCGTCCTGAGCTTCGCGAGCCTGACCGTCGGTGCGGCCAATGTCAGCATCCTTTCATCCGTCGAGGACCCCTGGGCCGCACTGATCCTGATGGAATCCCGGCTGCCGCGGACCCTGGCCGTCATCCTGACCGGGGCCGCTCTGGCGGTCGCGGGTGTCGTCCTGCAAGCGCTGGTCCGCAACCGCTTCGTCGGGCCCGAGACGACGGGAACGGCCGAAAGCGCGGCGCTGGGTCTTTTGGCGATCACCTTGCTGTTCCCCGCTGCACCGGTCTGGGCCAGGATGATCGCCGCATCTCTTGCGGCCATGGCCGGGACGGCGCTTTTCGTCTGGATCATACGTCGCCTGCCCCTGCGCGAGGTCATGCTGGTGCCGATCGCGGGGCTCGTGCTGTCGGGTGTGATCGGTTCGGTCGCCACTTTTATCGGGTGGCAGACCGATCTTCTTCAATACGTGAACGGCTGGCTGTTGTCGGGCGAATTCTCGGGCGTCATTGCCGGGCGCTACGAGCTGTTATGGGTTGCCGGCATCGCTGCCGCGCTGGCCTGGTTCGCGGCCGACCGCTTCGCCATCCTTGGCCTTGGCGATGAGGTGGCCACGGGACTTGGCCTGTCACCGGGAAACGTGATGCGGCTTGGCCTTGCTGTCGTCGCTGTCGTCACCGCGATGGTCATCACGACCGTCGGGCTCATTCCCTTTGTCGGGCTGGTTGTTCCGAACCTCGTGGCGCGCGTCATGGGCGACAACTTGCGCGCATCTATCCCCGTGGTGGCGCTTTGGGGGGCGGTCCTGCTGCTGGCCTGCGACCTGATCGGGCGGCTGGTCCGCCATCCCTACGAAATTCCGGTCGGCACGGTTCTGGGCGTCGTCGGCGCGGCGATCTTTCTTTGGCTGCTTTATCGCAGGCCCGCCCATGCCTAG
- a CDS encoding iron chelate uptake ABC transporter family permease subunit — protein sequence MPSRMLLGLLAAALVGLGALWLLQGLPAGQARGFILHLRAERLAGLVLVGIATGLSTVIFQTVAANRVLTPQIMGFDALYMLIQTLLVATLGISGFAALPVWSKFLGEVAVLTLLATVLFGTLLGQGVRDIPRTILTGVILGIMFRSINAFVGRVLDPNEYAVVQQASFASFSKFDASLLPAAFILTMLAAVVAWRLADRLDVLALGRETAVPLGLRYGRVVIVALALVAVLVAVATALVGPVTFFGLIIAGIAHGVMRSARHALLLPAAAMIAAITLVLGQFVFERLLGQAGFLSVVIEFAGGLFFLFLLIRGRIR from the coding sequence ATGCCTAGTCGGATGCTGCTAGGCCTGCTCGCGGCCGCGCTTGTCGGCCTTGGCGCGCTGTGGCTGCTCCAGGGATTGCCTGCGGGACAGGCCCGGGGCTTCATCCTGCACCTGAGGGCCGAGCGCCTGGCGGGTCTTGTTCTGGTCGGCATCGCGACGGGACTTTCGACCGTCATCTTCCAGACGGTCGCCGCGAACCGGGTGCTGACGCCGCAGATCATGGGGTTCGATGCGCTTTACATGCTGATCCAGACCCTGTTGGTGGCGACGCTTGGCATATCTGGTTTCGCCGCACTTCCGGTCTGGAGCAAGTTCCTGGGCGAAGTCGCTGTCTTGACCCTTCTTGCCACCGTTCTGTTCGGGACATTGCTGGGCCAGGGCGTGCGGGACATCCCCCGCACGATCCTGACCGGGGTGATTCTGGGGATCATGTTCCGTTCGATCAACGCCTTTGTCGGGCGGGTGCTCGACCCGAATGAATACGCGGTTGTCCAACAGGCCAGCTTTGCAAGCTTCAGCAAGTTCGACGCGAGCCTGCTGCCCGCGGCGTTCATCCTGACGATGCTGGCGGCGGTTGTGGCGTGGCGTCTGGCCGATCGGCTTGACGTGCTGGCGCTGGGTCGCGAGACCGCGGTGCCCCTGGGGTTGCGCTATGGCCGGGTCGTGATCGTGGCATTGGCTCTGGTCGCGGTTCTGGTTGCGGTCGCAACCGCGCTTGTCGGGCCGGTGACTTTTTTCGGGCTGATCATCGCGGGGATCGCGCATGGCGTGATGCGCAGCGCCCGCCATGCGTTGCTTTTGCCCGCCGCGGCGATGATCGCCGCAATCACCCTGGTGCTTGGCCAGTTCGTCTTCGAGAGGCTGCTGGGTCAGGCCGGCTTCCTGTCGGTGGTCATCGAATTCGCGGGTGGCCTGTTCTTCCTGTTCCTTCTGATCCGGGGGCGTATCAGATGA
- a CDS encoding iron ABC transporter ATP-binding protein, with amino-acid sequence MIRVSNLSHAIQGAPILQDISIELPQGAMTALIGPNGAGKSTLLRLIGRLEPLQTGSITLDGEEIRRIPTEALARRMAVLGQQTAVASRLRLRELVAFGRWPHHRGRPRAEDGRIVEAALVDFALTGLSGRFLDEVSGGQAQRAYLAMTVAQETEWLLLDEPLNNLDMAHARGLMARLGTLVREAGKSVITVIHEINYAAAWADHVVAMKEGRIVAQGSPGEVLTEDVLSMLYDTPVAVSSHQGRPLILHHV; translated from the coding sequence ATGATCCGAGTTTCCAATCTGTCCCATGCCATCCAGGGCGCGCCGATCCTGCAGGATATCAGCATCGAATTGCCGCAGGGCGCGATGACCGCGCTGATCGGCCCGAACGGGGCGGGCAAATCGACCCTGTTGCGCCTGATCGGGCGGCTGGAGCCGCTGCAGACCGGCTCGATCACGCTGGATGGCGAGGAGATCCGTCGAATTCCGACCGAGGCGCTGGCCCGGCGCATGGCCGTGCTGGGCCAACAGACGGCAGTCGCAAGCCGGCTGAGGTTGCGCGAACTCGTCGCCTTTGGTCGCTGGCCGCATCACCGCGGCAGGCCGCGGGCCGAGGACGGACGCATCGTCGAGGCGGCGCTTGTCGATTTCGCGCTGACCGGGCTCTCTGGACGATTTCTGGACGAGGTGTCGGGCGGGCAGGCGCAGCGCGCCTATCTGGCGATGACCGTCGCGCAGGAAACCGAATGGCTCTTGCTGGACGAGCCGCTGAACAATCTCGACATGGCCCATGCGCGGGGCCTCATGGCCCGGCTTGGCACGCTGGTGCGCGAGGCCGGGAAAAGCGTCATCACCGTCATTCACGAGATCAACTATGCCGCCGCCTGGGCCGATCACGTCGTCGCCATGAAGGAAGGTCGCATCGTCGCGCAGGGCAGCCCCGGCGAGGTATTGACCGAGGATGTGCTCTCGATGCTTTACGACACCCCCGTTGCTGTCAGCAGCCACCAGGGCCGACCGCTGATCCTGCATCACGTCTGA